Below is a window of Allomuricauda ruestringensis DSM 13258 DNA.
GCTGGCATGGCCGTGGCCAACAAACCCGGGGGAACATCCTTTAACCCATTATTGGTTTTTGGTGGTGTTGGTTTGGGAAAAACCCACTTGGCCCATGCCATTGGGGTGGAAATAAAAGACAAGTATCCCGAAAAAACCGTTCTCTATATCTCCGCGGAGAAATTTACCCAACAATATATAGAGTCAGTCAAAAAGAATACCCGAAACGATTTTATCCACTTTTACCAGTTGATAGATGTACTTATTATTGATGATGTACAATTTCTATCCGGTAAATCAGGGACTCAGGATGTTTTCTTTCACATATTCAATCACTTACACCAAAATGGCAAGCAAGTAATTTTAACGTCGGACAAAGCACCTGTGGACATGCAGGACATTGAACAGCGTTTATTGTCACGTTTCAAGTGGGGGCTATCGGCCGAATTGCAAAACCCAGATTACGAAACCCGTGTATCCATCCTGAAGAACAAGTTATACCGCGACGGGGTTGAGATGCCAGAAGATATTATCGATCACGTTGCCAAGAATATCAAAACCAATATTCGTGAGCTGGAAGGTGCCATTATTTCATTGATTGCACAATCTTCCTTCAACAAACGTGAGGTTACCTTGGAATTGGCGCAACAAGTGGTAGAGAAGTTTGTAAAGAACACCAAACGCGAAGTGTCCATCGACTACATTCAAAAAGTAGTGTCGGATTACTTTGAAATGGATGTGGCCACGCTTCAATCCAAAACTAGAAAACGCCACATTGTCCAAGCGAGACAATTGGCCATGTTCTTTGCGAAGAAATTTACCAAGGCTTCTTTAGCAAGTATTGGTTCGCAAATTGGCAAGCGCGATCACGCGACTGTGCTCCACGCATGTAAAACGGTGGATAATCTTGCCGAGACCGATAAGCAATTCAGAAAGTATATTGAGGATCTGAGCAAGAAATTCTCCTAAGAGCGTGTTTAAAAACAATTCAATTGGCTAAAAAAACGCCCATTTTGCCCCCATATTTGTCTTTTTCTCACCCTATAGCTAAGGCTATGCGGCTCAAAAAAGTCTTCATAGGGAACAAAAATCATCATTTTTCGCTTCAATCAATCCTTTTTAAACAAGCTCTAAAAACTCCACAACAACATTTATGAAAACCAAAGTTTTGATGGTCTGCTTGGGAAACATATGCAGATCGCCATTGGCCGAAGGCATTTTGCAATCCAAAGTTGATTCGGATTCCGTTTTTGTGGATTCCGCCGGTACGGCAGGCTACCATGTGGGCAACCCACCAGATGAGCGTTCCATTGCTGTAGCCCGAAAATATGGTCTGCGCATTGAAGGTCAAAAGTGCAGAAAGTTTTCACAACAAGATTTTTTGGAGTTTGATCATATCTACGTTATGGATCGAAGCAATTTTTCCGATGTGGCCAGCTTGGCAAAAAACAAAGAGGAGGCCAGCAAGGTAAAATTATTATTGAGCGAGATAGAATTGGGCATCAAAGAAGTGCCCGACCCTTATTATGGTGGTGATGATGGCTTTGAAAATGTATATCAAATAATCGATAGCGCTTGTGAGGTAATTGCGAAAAAACTAAATTAATCCCATGGAAGAGGAAAAACCTGGTTT
It encodes the following:
- the dnaA gene encoding chromosomal replication initiator protein DnaA; translated protein: MSVTANSVWNNCLVFIQDNIQPQAFKTWFEPIKPIKLADKALSIQVPSKFFYEWLEEHYVKLLKVALTRELGSNAKLIYVIKMENKYGNKEPFTEQIPSSNRTAVGPQELDVPITSKSPELKNPFVIPGIRNIKIESQLNPNYNFDNFLEGDSNRLARSAGMAVANKPGGTSFNPLLVFGGVGLGKTHLAHAIGVEIKDKYPEKTVLYISAEKFTQQYIESVKKNTRNDFIHFYQLIDVLIIDDVQFLSGKSGTQDVFFHIFNHLHQNGKQVILTSDKAPVDMQDIEQRLLSRFKWGLSAELQNPDYETRVSILKNKLYRDGVEMPEDIIDHVAKNIKTNIRELEGAIISLIAQSSFNKREVTLELAQQVVEKFVKNTKREVSIDYIQKVVSDYFEMDVATLQSKTRKRHIVQARQLAMFFAKKFTKASLASIGSQIGKRDHATVLHACKTVDNLAETDKQFRKYIEDLSKKFS
- a CDS encoding low molecular weight protein-tyrosine-phosphatase; the encoded protein is MKTKVLMVCLGNICRSPLAEGILQSKVDSDSVFVDSAGTAGYHVGNPPDERSIAVARKYGLRIEGQKCRKFSQQDFLEFDHIYVMDRSNFSDVASLAKNKEEASKVKLLLSEIELGIKEVPDPYYGGDDGFENVYQIIDSACEVIAKKLN